A window from Hoeflea sp. IMCC20628 encodes these proteins:
- a CDS encoding LysR substrate-binding domain-containing protein — protein sequence MAFTLRQLQYFVAVAAQGTVSGAAQNLSISQSAVTEAIKELEGDLGVELFDRHSRGLTITHKGHQFLRHATKILSDVSDARRTFSDDKENLTGTLNLGVTSLVAGYVLSDLLARYRRAFPGVTVSAIEDNGDYLEHLLIGGELDVAVIVISNLRNRMALQTEILEVSPYRLWLPLGHRLASAESITVADVAEEPVIMLTIDEIEESTGKLLSAIGSRPKIAFRTRSVEAVRSLVATGAGVALLPDLVYRPWSLEGDRIESRDVSGSLPMVQVGVAWRRGSQMTQAARDFIDLSQAQRAIRQR from the coding sequence GCTGTCGCCGCCCAGGGCACTGTCTCCGGGGCGGCGCAAAATCTGTCGATTTCTCAATCCGCCGTCACAGAGGCGATCAAGGAACTCGAGGGTGACCTGGGTGTGGAGCTGTTCGACCGGCATTCGCGCGGGTTGACCATTACGCACAAGGGACACCAGTTCCTTCGCCATGCGACCAAGATTTTGTCCGATGTCTCTGATGCACGTCGAACCTTCTCCGATGACAAGGAAAACCTGACAGGCACTCTTAATTTGGGCGTCACCTCACTGGTGGCAGGCTACGTGCTATCTGACCTACTGGCGCGCTACCGCCGCGCCTTTCCTGGCGTTACTGTTTCGGCGATCGAGGACAATGGCGATTATCTCGAACATCTGCTGATCGGCGGCGAATTGGATGTCGCCGTGATTGTCATTTCCAATTTACGCAACAGGATGGCGCTGCAGACCGAGATTCTGGAGGTTTCGCCCTACCGGCTGTGGCTGCCACTCGGTCATCGTCTGGCGTCGGCTGAAAGCATTACGGTCGCTGACGTGGCGGAAGAGCCTGTGATCATGTTGACCATTGACGAAATCGAGGAAAGCACGGGCAAATTGCTGAGCGCCATTGGCTCCCGCCCGAAGATTGCCTTCAGGACAAGATCTGTGGAAGCCGTGCGCAGTCTGGTCGCCACCGGTGCCGGTGTGGCGCTGTTACCGGATCTTGTCTATCGGCCATGGTCCCTGGAAGGCGACCGGATCGAAAGCCGTGACGTATCGGGAAGCCTGCCTATGGTGCAGGTCGGCGTGGCCTGGCGGCGTGGCAGCCAGATGACACAGGCCGCGCGCGATTTCATCGACCTTTCTCAGGCGCAGAGAGCTATTCGTCAGCGCTGA